The sequence CAACGGACACCGGAGCGATGCTGCGCATCCTGTTCAGTAGGCTCGGCAAGCCACACATCGGTTCACCGCAGGCCTTTTCGTTCAATGTCGCTTCGATCAGTGGAGCGGGCGCGGTCACCATCGAGAAGGCGGGCCGGACCGTCAAGGAACGTCGCGAGTTCGCCGTCACCGGCGGCATGTGCCCACGGTGCGAGGGGCGGGGCTCGATCAACGACATCGATCTGACCGCGTTGTACGACGGCACCAAGTCGCTCAACGGAGGTGCGTTGACAATCCCCGGCTACAGCATGGAGGGCTGGCACGGCCGAATCTTGCGTGGCTGCGGCTTCTTCGACGCCGACAAGCCGATCAATGAGTTCACCAGGAAAGAACTCGACGCGCTTTTGTACAAGGAAGCGACCAAGATCAAGGTCGACGGAATCAACCTGACTCACCTCGGGCTCATCCCGCAGATCCAGAAGTCGTTTCTGGCCAAAGACGTCGAGGCGATGCAGCCGCACATCAGAGCGTTCGTCGAGCGCGCAGTCACCTTCACCACATGCCCGGACTGCGACGGCACCAGGCTGTCGGAGACGGCGCGTTCGTCGAAGATCAACGGCGTCAACATCGCCGACGTCTGCGCCATGCAGATCAGCGATCTCGCCGAGTGGGTGGAAGGCGTCGAGGGTGAGTCAGTCGCGCCGTTGTTGGCGGCGCTGCGGCACACACTGAACTCGTTCGTCGAGATCGGGCTGGGCTATCTGTCGCTGAACCGCCCAGCGGGCACACTGTCGGGCGGCGAGGCGCAACGCGTCAAGATGATCCGCCACCTCGGGTCCTCTCACCGATGTCACCTACGTCTTCGACGAGCCGACGGTCGGCCTGCATCCGCACGACATCGCCCGGATGAACGACCTGCTGCTGCGTTTGCGCGACAAGGGCAACACCGTGCTCGTGGTGGAGCACAAGCCCGAGGTCATCGAAATCGCCGATTACGTCGTCGATCTGGGCGCAGGGGCCGGCACCGCCGGTGGCGAAGTGGTGTTCGAGGGCAACGTCGGCGACCTTCGCACGAGCAGTACCGTCACCGGCCGTCATCTCGGCGATCGCGCCACGCTCAAGGCCAAGGTTCGCCCGTGGTCCGAAGCGCTCGAGGTACGCGGCGCCGACACCAACAACCTGCGCGACGTCGACGTCGATATCCCGCTGGGGGTGCTGACGGTCATCACCGGTGTGGCCGGCGATCCAGATCAAATCGTCGGTCTCTCAGCAACCCAATGACTGAGCAGCGGCGATATCCCGGCAATAGTGCAAACACAGCCGAATTGGCCCTATTTGTCCCAAGATTTCAGTAGACCTATAGGCACCCGAGTAAGAAACGGACGAACCTGTCAGTACGTCCCGTGACAACGAAGCACATCTCTGGCTGGCCGAGTGGAACTGAGAAGAGTTGACCTGGCCACCAACGCGATGCGGATCGCTTGCTCAGGCGAAACCCTGTGCCCGTCGACCTCGGCCCCGTCGGCGATGTGATCAAAACCCCCTTTGACCCAGCCGTTGAAGGCGTTGCCGCGTGGGCCACAGCCTCTGGAGACGAGAGCGCCGCCGCCCGCCTCAGTTCGACCCGTCTCGTTAGAAAGCTTGGGCAGGATGAATGAGAAGGGAGCGGTTCGCCCGCCTGCGGCGCACGAGCTGACCTGGGCGTCACCGAACCCTGTACCGGAAAGGGTCGTAGGGCGGCAACTTCGCAATCTAGCTGCCGGGAAAGCGAAACCCCTCCGCCGGTTCGGTCGTGGAATTACGGCTTCTTGAAGGCGTCCTTGGCCTTCTCACCAGCGCCTTTGAGGTCGGACTTCGTCTGGTCGGACTTGCCCCGATTCTGAATGGTTCTGTCACCGGTGAGTTTGCCGAACGCTTCCTTAACCTTGCCAAGAAGGCCCTGGCCCTGGTTCTTCGCCTTATCCGTACCGCTCATGGGAACTTCTCCTTCTCACCGGGAAAATCGGCCTGCTGGCCGAGTCGGTGACATAGAGGTGTACCTCGTGGGCCAATCGCCAAACGTCAAGGTCGTTCCATTAGGTTCATCCGACTCGCGGTCGCGGTCGCGCCGGTCATGGTCGTTCATCAGGGGCACTGGACCGAACGCTAGCCAAGAACCCGCGCACCACTGGGGTAGCCGTCACCACGGACATCACAATTGTGGCAACTACCAGCGGAAGCCAGATCGGACGAGAGTGGTCGGCATGCCAGATAACCACCATGAACAACAGGGTCGTGACAAACACCACGATGTCGCGCCAGTGTTCGGTGAAATATTTGGTCTTCCTCTTAAACTCCCGACTCTTCTCTTGAGCCACGAGGAGGGCTTCGACGTGCTCTGCGATCACTCGCTTGAACGCGGCTCGACGGGCCACCTCGTCTTCCGGAATCCGCTGCAGTAAGTCCAGTTCCGAAATGATGACGGCGCGCAAGTCTGCACCACTCGGTCCCGATTTGCCCGCCATGCCGCCGAGCAGAAGGCCACCGGCTAGCGGTGCCACACCTGTCACGATTGCACCCACACCAACCATGGACCATCGCCTCCTTCGGTCACTTCACTAACCCTGCAGCCAGTGTTTCAGGAGTTCACCTCGCCCATTGAAGAACCGTGTGAAGCGTAGGGCGGCGGCACCGACGAGCAGAGATCACCCGTCGGCACCGCTTCACCTACTTGCGGACCAGAGTGCAACTGGGGCGTAGATGTGTTCCTACGCCCGAACCATGGTCCAACTGGGCTGGTGGTAGTCACCCGGACCCGGGCAGCGCACATCCATCGCAGCGGTGTTGACCCAAAGCGCGGTCAGGCACAACAGCCGGACCGCGCTTCAGCTCAGCCGGTTCACTACTACGCCGGGGCCAGCGTGATGTTGTGCGACTCTCCGGGGGCCTTCACTACGTTGTCGCAAGTGTTGTCCGGTATGACCTCCCGGAACCAGCCCGTCAATGACACCGGGTCGACTTGGTAGTACATCTTGACGGGTGCGTGGCGTGAGTATCCGTGCAGGTGACGTTACTGGGGAGTTCCCGCCACCACTCCCACGCGGTGGCACCGACGGGGTTGGCGCGTACGGTCCACCCCTGGCCGGTCTCGCCGCCATCACTGGTCACGTCTAGGCAATTGTCCCCGCAGGGGGTAAACGTCCACCGGGCTGTGTCGTCAGGGTTATCCACCGTGACTTTGTTGTACGTCCCGCTGATCGGCGCTCCGGCCTAAGCTGTAGCCACCGGAACCGGCTCGCTGACGTCGGGCTGGGCTACCTCACGCTGGGCCAACCGTTGACCACGCTGTCCGGCGGCGAGCGGCAACGGCTGGAGCTGGCATCCCAGATGGGCGACAAGGCGGGCGTCTACGTCCTAGACGAGCCGACCTCGGGTCTGCACCTCGCCGACATCGAGCAGCTCCTCGGGCTGCTGGATCGGCTCGTCGACTCCGGTAAGTCCGTCATCGTCATCGAGCATCATCAGGCGGTGATGGCGCACGCCGACTGGATCATCGATCTTGGGCCGGGAGCCGGCCACGACGGGGGCACGGTGGTCTTCGAAGGCACACCCGCCGAGTTGGTCGCCGCGGCGAGGCGGAGTGAGCATGCTGGGCCCACGCCCGCAGGGCAGGGGACGACGAAGGAGCGAGGAGCGGAGCGACAACGCAGCGCGGCATAACAGGTACCACCCAAAGGTCAACCCTGACCGGTGAGCACCTGGCCGACTACGTCGGGTTCTGATCGGCCTCGTCGGTCGGAGCCTGCGGATCGTCGGTCGGCTGCTCGTCGGGCGGCTCGTCCTGGGCGGCCGCGGGCGGCTCATCCTCGGCGGGCGGCGGTGGCTCGACCACATCGAGGACGCCGTCGTCGTACGGGTCGTACAGCGGTGAGCCGGTGCCCGGCGGCGCGGGGGTGTCCGAGTGCGCGCCGCAACCGTATTCGGCGTCGACCACGTGGCCGTCGGCCGACAACTCGTTGGCGCAGACGCCGAACATCAGGCCGAGCGATCCGGACACCGGGACATAGAAGCCGCAGTCGCGGCACACCCTTCGGGTG is a genomic window of Mycobacterium sp. ITM-2016-00318 containing:
- a CDS encoding CsbD family protein, with protein sequence MSGTDKAKNQGQGLLGKVKEAFGKLTGDRTIQNRGKSDQTKSDLKGAGEKAKDAFKKP